One Trueperaceae bacterium DNA window includes the following coding sequences:
- the pdxT gene encoding pyridoxal 5'-phosphate synthase glutaminase subunit PdxT, whose product MKIGVLALQGAFREHRLAFERLGAQVIEVRLPRHLEGLSGVVIPGGESTTMAKLMSSYGLDHALREYHRSGGAIWGTCAGAIAVAQEISGRPGQPTLGLLDITVERNAYGRQVASFEADLEIEGMEGAFRAVFIRAPRIVRAGPAVEVLGELEGDPVMVRQGRVIAGVFHPELSGDDRVHEYFLNQVAGPVLAAG is encoded by the coding sequence ATGAAGATCGGTGTCCTCGCTCTCCAAGGTGCTTTCCGCGAGCATCGCCTGGCGTTCGAGCGCCTGGGCGCCCAGGTCATCGAGGTGCGCCTTCCCAGGCATCTGGAGGGTCTCTCAGGCGTGGTCATCCCCGGCGGGGAATCGACGACGATGGCCAAGCTGATGAGCAGCTACGGGCTCGACCACGCTTTGCGCGAGTACCACCGGTCGGGCGGCGCTATCTGGGGCACGTGTGCCGGCGCCATAGCCGTAGCGCAGGAGATTTCTGGCCGGCCCGGTCAGCCTACCCTGGGGCTCCTCGACATCACCGTCGAACGCAACGCCTACGGGCGACAGGTGGCGTCTTTCGAAGCCGACCTCGAGATCGAGGGGATGGAAGGAGCATTCCGGGCGGTGTTCATCAGGGCGCCACGCATCGTTCGGGCCGGGCCAGCCGTGGAGGTCCTGGGCGAGCTGGAGGGAGACCCGGTGATGGTCAGGCAGGGCCGAGTGATAGCCGGAGTGTTCCATCCGGAGCTGAGCGGCGACGACCGGGTGCACGAGTACTTCTTGAACCAGGTTGCAGGCCCAGTCCTCGCTGCGGGGTAG
- a CDS encoding inorganic diphosphatase, whose protein sequence is MNLYHLPAGPKAPDLIDVVIEVPMGSSNKYEYDPELNVFRLDRVLYSPMHYPGDYGFVPGTLADDGDPVDVLVLINSPTFPGAVLTVRPLGYLEMSDEKGEDQKLLAVPAHDPRYDGNRHIDTISRHRLREIEHFFNIYKELEGKETRVDGWRGLDEAHDLIRRCIARFRERVSEAV, encoded by the coding sequence ATGAACCTATACCATCTGCCCGCAGGGCCGAAGGCTCCGGACCTGATCGATGTCGTGATCGAAGTGCCGATGGGCAGTTCCAACAAGTACGAGTACGACCCGGAGCTGAACGTGTTCAGGCTAGATCGGGTCCTGTACAGCCCGATGCACTACCCGGGCGATTACGGCTTCGTGCCGGGCACTCTAGCCGATGACGGCGACCCTGTCGACGTTCTGGTCCTCATCAACTCCCCTACCTTCCCGGGAGCCGTTCTCACCGTTCGACCGCTCGGCTACCTCGAGATGAGCGACGAGAAGGGGGAGGATCAGAAGCTCCTGGCCGTACCGGCCCACGACCCCCGTTACGACGGGAACCGGCACATCGACACGATCTCGCGCCATCGACTCAGGGAGATCGAGCACTTCTTCAACATCTACAAGGAACTGGAGGGCAAGGAGACCCGCGTCGACGGATGGCGGGGCCTGGACGAGGCGCATGACCTCATCCGCCGTTGCATCGCTCGGTTCCGGGAACGGGTGTCGGAAGCCGTCTGA